In the genome of Myxococcus stipitatus, one region contains:
- a CDS encoding SDR family oxidoreductase, whose protein sequence is MCAMQGKSVVITGASMGIGEELAVALAARGANLVLAARSEDALQKVKQRCEAAGGRAVAVATDVGDAEACRRMVERAVEAFGGVDVLVNNAGVSMDALFEEVTDLGVFERLMRINYLGAVYSTHHALPHLKARRGLLVAISSLTGKTGVPTRTGYAASKHAMHGFFDSLRVELMGTGVDVTVVCPGFVDTNVRANALGKDGKPLQQSKHNEAEGNNMALGTCVSIILKAMDQREREVVMTAKGKLGQFLKVFTPGLLDRIVFKTMKDRQR, encoded by the coding sequence ATGTGCGCCATGCAAGGCAAGAGCGTGGTGATCACCGGTGCGTCCATGGGGATTGGCGAGGAGCTGGCGGTGGCGCTGGCGGCCCGGGGGGCGAACCTGGTCCTGGCGGCGCGCAGTGAGGACGCGCTCCAGAAGGTGAAGCAGCGATGCGAGGCGGCGGGCGGGCGGGCGGTGGCGGTGGCCACGGATGTGGGGGACGCGGAGGCGTGCCGGCGGATGGTGGAGCGGGCGGTGGAGGCGTTCGGGGGTGTCGACGTGCTCGTGAACAACGCGGGGGTGTCGATGGACGCGTTGTTCGAGGAGGTCACGGACCTGGGCGTCTTCGAGCGGCTGATGCGCATCAACTACCTGGGCGCGGTGTACAGCACGCACCATGCGCTGCCGCACCTGAAGGCGCGGCGCGGGTTGCTGGTGGCCATCTCGTCACTGACGGGGAAGACGGGCGTGCCGACGCGCACGGGCTATGCGGCGAGCAAGCATGCGATGCACGGGTTCTTCGACTCGCTGCGCGTGGAGCTGATGGGGACGGGGGTGGACGTGACGGTGGTGTGTCCGGGCTTCGTGGATACGAATGTGCGAGCCAACGCGCTGGGCAAGGACGGCAAGCCGCTCCAGCAGAGCAAGCACAACGAGGCCGAGGGGAACAACATGGCGCTGGGCACGTGCGTGTCCATCATCCTGAAGGCCATGGACCAGCGCGAGCGCGAGGTCGTGATGACCGCCAAGGGCAAGCTGGGCCAGTTCCTCAAGGTGTTCACCCCGGGCCTGCTGGACCGCATCGTGTTCAAGACGATGAAAGACCGGCAGCGGTGA
- a CDS encoding MotA/TolQ/ExbB proton channel family protein, giving the protein MSSIAVLAQVPAENLGWLSSKLLGVTLTSAEWVLWILVCLSVLSIGIMLERAVYFARNRLPDSEALAVRLARGELEAVRAAIQGRRGMEAAIIREGLASSAQGADSVEQVIASTMARERPQYERFLSFLGTLGNNAPFIGLFGTVLGIIKAFHDLGSMNAKGAAIQQTVMAGISEALVATAVGLAVAIPAVVAFNIFNRQLKTLTSRANALGHALVGSLKAEVR; this is encoded by the coding sequence ATGTCGTCCATCGCCGTCCTCGCCCAGGTTCCCGCGGAGAATCTCGGGTGGCTCAGCAGCAAGCTTCTCGGCGTCACGCTCACCTCCGCCGAGTGGGTGCTGTGGATCCTGGTGTGCCTGTCGGTGCTGTCCATCGGCATCATGCTGGAGCGCGCGGTGTACTTCGCCCGCAACCGCCTCCCGGACTCGGAGGCGCTCGCGGTGCGGCTGGCCCGCGGCGAGCTCGAGGCGGTCCGCGCCGCCATCCAGGGACGCCGGGGCATGGAGGCCGCCATCATCCGCGAGGGCCTGGCCTCCTCCGCGCAAGGCGCCGACTCCGTCGAGCAGGTCATCGCCTCCACCATGGCCCGTGAGCGCCCCCAGTATGAGCGCTTCCTGTCCTTCCTCGGCACCCTGGGCAACAACGCCCCGTTCATCGGCCTTTTCGGCACCGTGCTCGGCATCATCAAGGCCTTCCACGACCTGGGCTCCATGAACGCGAAGGGCGCCGCCATCCAGCAGACCGTCATGGCGGGCATCTCCGAGGCGCTCGTCGCCACCGCCGTGGGCCTGGCCGTCGCGATTCCCGCCGTCGTCGCCTTCAACATCTTCAACCGGCAGCTCAAGACGCTCACCAGCCGCGCCAACGCCCTGGGCCACGCCCTGGTCGGCAGCCTGAAGGCGGAGGTCCGCTAG
- a CDS encoding biopolymer transporter ExbD: MAGSAQDNDEEITGINVTPLVDIVLVLLIIFMVTANFIVRETVEVDLPRAANGGETVQGLVNVVLDKEGKFYFDGTQVTEVELTQKVAEAVAKDKDTRAIISADQSIAYGQVMRLIDTVKGQGIAKFALNIEKDVAPAPRG, encoded by the coding sequence ATGGCCGGCAGCGCTCAAGACAACGACGAGGAGATCACGGGCATCAACGTCACGCCGCTCGTGGACATCGTGCTGGTGCTCCTCATCATCTTCATGGTCACCGCCAACTTCATCGTCCGCGAGACGGTGGAAGTGGACCTGCCCCGCGCGGCCAACGGCGGCGAGACGGTGCAGGGTCTGGTCAACGTCGTCCTCGACAAGGAAGGGAAGTTCTACTTCGACGGCACCCAGGTGACGGAAGTGGAGCTGACCCAGAAGGTGGCCGAGGCCGTTGCCAAGGACAAGGACACCCGCGCCATCATCAGCGCCGACCAGAGCATCGCGTACGGACAGGTGATGCGGCTCATCGACACGGTGAAGGGCCAGGGCATCGCCAAGTTCGCGCTCAACATCGAGAAGGACGTCGCCCCCGCGCCGCGGGGCTGA
- a CDS encoding energy transducer TonB encodes MTTSALDNGLVLPRRGGSGLLVGFVTGSLALHGLGLVVLHTKPPERTAPQKPVELVMVEVTKPPPPPPPEVKEEPKPPPPPPPKLRVKPPPIKVAQAPKPLPPPPENAPPPPNEAPPPDAKPTPLVVGMSMSSTTSAGGFAAPVGNTLYGRTADRAKAPQEVKAYSAPKYTPIYQVDREPRLASEVKIPYPEEARRAGIEGTVTLSITIDPEGRVVAARVLKGPGYGLEEAARDAILRFRFSPAYKGGEAVSTEMKYAYTFLLD; translated from the coding sequence ATGACGACGAGCGCGCTCGACAATGGTCTGGTCCTGCCCCGACGGGGCGGCAGTGGGTTGCTGGTGGGGTTCGTCACGGGCTCGCTCGCGCTGCACGGGCTGGGGTTGGTGGTGCTGCACACGAAACCCCCGGAGCGCACCGCCCCGCAGAAGCCCGTGGAGCTGGTGATGGTGGAGGTGACCAAGCCACCCCCGCCGCCTCCGCCCGAGGTGAAGGAGGAGCCCAAGCCTCCTCCGCCTCCTCCGCCCAAGCTCCGCGTCAAGCCTCCGCCCATCAAGGTGGCCCAGGCCCCCAAGCCCCTGCCTCCTCCGCCCGAGAACGCGCCGCCTCCGCCCAACGAGGCGCCGCCTCCCGATGCGAAGCCCACGCCCCTGGTGGTCGGCATGTCCATGTCCTCGACCACCAGCGCCGGCGGCTTCGCGGCCCCGGTGGGCAACACCCTCTACGGCCGCACCGCGGACCGGGCCAAGGCGCCGCAGGAAGTGAAGGCGTACAGCGCGCCCAAGTACACGCCCATCTACCAGGTGGACCGTGAGCCGCGGCTGGCCAGCGAGGTGAAGATTCCGTATCCGGAGGAGGCCCGCCGCGCGGGCATCGAAGGCACGGTGACGCTGTCCATCACCATCGACCCCGAGGGGCGCGTCGTGGCGGCGCGTGTGCTGAAGGGGCCGGGCTATGGCCTGGAAGAGGCCGCGCGCGACGCCATCCTCCGCTTCCGCTTCAGCCCCGCCTACAAGGGAGGGGAAGCGGTCTCCACGGAGATGAAGTACGCCTATACGTTCCTCCTCGACTGA
- a CDS encoding TonB family protein yields MSSNVKARAALAAASMWVATPALAQAPQPEAPAAQAPQPTITKAPELVRSVSAQYPEAALAQGLTASVRLLITIGADGAVTDVQPTEPVGNGFDEAALAAVRQFQFSPAEVDGVPAPVQVEYVYHFTLNTPPPAEGAAAEAEAPKATLTGQLISRGSRSRVAGATVRCGDEADAPEAVSDEEGRFTLEVPPGECAMRVIASGYQLYQTKETLKANETTEVKLYLAPAGSAFETVVRSARPKKEVVRRTVTREEAQKTPGTFGDPIRVIQTLPGVARAPFISGDLLVRGSNPGQTATMMDGVRIPNLFHLLGGPSVVNGEFIDSLDFYPGGYGSQYGRAVGGVVDVSTRKGAADTVHGSVKVDVLDAGFFLEAPITEGISVAAAARRSYVDALLPAFLPKDEGTTLSIVPVYWDYQLRLDFGAKRGETPEPGAARSTGYLMAFGSDDKLRLVSGGEKQDRDITLDSRTRFHRLKGDWTYRKGNFTSVFTPYVGVDYTDFSVGSFTEHDTIYSLGAREVVTVELAPEFVLRSGLDVYFDHVKIDARTPAPGGTEYVPFPGAEPVAEMIHEKLTMNGFDGALFTEMDFKLGPVTITPGVRGNLQKVGDTRNVLLDPRLWVRYAASENTAFKGSLGLYSQPADTFQFIYSPYGNPLLAYQRAFQSSLGVEQRLWESWNVDVTGFYNRRFENVVAPGDVRPTENGGFVQDRYVNAGIGKAYGVELMVKKERASATDKWYGWLSYTLSHAEDGRAGAKPQRDDSFGGNGGPPGGFGEETYGLSAWDQTHILTLVGTYLLGNGWELGGRFRLTTGRPTTPLANRGDIYNSDANDFGPTYGRYLSARASTFHQLDVRIEKGWRFDNWSLALYMDVQNLYNAKNVEFVFNDYRYRKLRDIPGIPILPVLGVKGSF; encoded by the coding sequence ATGTCCTCGAACGTGAAAGCCCGCGCCGCGCTCGCCGCCGCCTCCATGTGGGTGGCCACTCCGGCGCTCGCGCAGGCTCCGCAGCCCGAAGCCCCCGCCGCGCAGGCCCCGCAGCCCACCATCACCAAGGCCCCGGAGCTGGTGCGGTCCGTGAGCGCCCAGTATCCCGAGGCCGCGCTCGCCCAGGGCCTCACCGCCTCCGTGCGCCTCCTCATCACCATCGGCGCGGACGGCGCGGTGACGGACGTGCAGCCCACCGAGCCCGTCGGCAACGGCTTCGACGAGGCCGCGCTCGCCGCCGTGCGCCAGTTCCAGTTCTCGCCCGCGGAAGTCGACGGCGTGCCCGCGCCGGTGCAGGTGGAGTACGTCTACCACTTCACCCTCAACACCCCGCCGCCCGCCGAGGGCGCCGCCGCGGAGGCGGAGGCCCCCAAGGCCACCCTCACCGGCCAGCTCATCTCCCGAGGCAGCCGCTCGCGCGTGGCCGGCGCCACCGTGCGCTGCGGCGACGAAGCGGATGCCCCCGAGGCGGTGTCGGACGAAGAGGGCCGCTTCACCCTCGAGGTGCCGCCGGGCGAGTGCGCGATGCGCGTCATCGCCTCCGGCTACCAGCTCTACCAGACGAAGGAGACGCTCAAGGCCAACGAGACCACCGAGGTGAAGCTCTACCTGGCTCCGGCCGGGAGCGCCTTCGAGACGGTGGTGCGCTCCGCGCGTCCCAAGAAGGAAGTCGTCCGCCGCACCGTCACGCGCGAGGAGGCGCAGAAGACGCCGGGCACCTTCGGCGACCCCATCCGCGTCATCCAGACGCTGCCGGGCGTGGCGCGCGCGCCCTTCATCTCCGGCGACCTCCTGGTGCGCGGCTCCAACCCGGGCCAGACGGCGACGATGATGGACGGGGTCCGCATCCCCAACCTCTTCCACCTGCTCGGCGGCCCCTCCGTCGTGAACGGCGAGTTCATCGACTCGCTCGACTTCTACCCGGGCGGCTACGGCAGCCAGTACGGCCGCGCGGTGGGCGGCGTGGTGGACGTGAGCACGCGCAAGGGCGCGGCGGACACGGTGCACGGCTCCGTCAAGGTGGACGTGCTCGACGCGGGCTTCTTCCTGGAGGCCCCCATCACCGAGGGCATCAGCGTGGCGGCCGCCGCGCGGCGCTCGTACGTGGATGCGCTGCTGCCCGCGTTCCTCCCGAAGGACGAGGGCACCACGCTCTCCATCGTCCCCGTGTACTGGGACTACCAGCTGCGCCTGGACTTCGGCGCCAAGCGCGGTGAGACGCCGGAGCCCGGGGCCGCGCGCAGCACGGGCTACCTCATGGCCTTCGGCAGCGACGACAAGCTGCGCCTGGTGTCGGGCGGTGAGAAGCAGGACCGCGACATCACGCTGGACTCGCGCACGCGCTTCCACCGGCTGAAGGGCGACTGGACATACCGGAAGGGGAACTTCACCTCCGTCTTCACGCCCTATGTCGGCGTGGACTACACCGACTTCAGCGTCGGCTCCTTCACCGAGCACGACACCATCTACTCGCTGGGCGCACGCGAGGTGGTCACGGTGGAGCTGGCCCCCGAGTTCGTCCTGCGCTCGGGCCTGGACGTCTACTTCGACCACGTGAAGATCGACGCGCGGACTCCCGCCCCGGGCGGCACCGAGTACGTGCCCTTCCCCGGCGCCGAGCCCGTCGCGGAGATGATTCACGAGAAGCTCACGATGAACGGCTTTGACGGGGCCCTTTTCACCGAGATGGACTTCAAGCTGGGTCCCGTCACCATCACCCCCGGCGTGCGCGGCAACCTCCAGAAGGTGGGCGACACGCGCAACGTCCTGCTGGACCCCCGGCTGTGGGTCCGCTACGCGGCCAGCGAGAACACCGCCTTCAAGGGCTCGCTGGGCCTCTACAGCCAGCCCGCGGACACGTTCCAGTTCATCTACTCGCCCTACGGCAACCCGCTCCTCGCCTACCAGCGCGCCTTCCAGTCGAGCCTCGGCGTGGAGCAGCGGCTGTGGGAGTCGTGGAACGTGGACGTCACCGGCTTCTACAACCGCCGCTTCGAGAACGTGGTGGCGCCCGGCGACGTGCGGCCCACCGAGAACGGCGGCTTCGTCCAGGACCGCTACGTCAACGCGGGCATCGGCAAGGCATACGGCGTGGAGCTGATGGTGAAGAAGGAGCGCGCCTCCGCCACGGACAAGTGGTACGGCTGGCTCTCGTACACGCTCAGCCACGCGGAGGACGGCCGCGCGGGCGCCAAGCCCCAGCGTGACGACTCCTTCGGTGGCAACGGCGGCCCGCCGGGCGGCTTCGGCGAGGAGACCTACGGCCTGAGCGCCTGGGACCAGACGCACATCCTCACGCTCGTGGGCACCTACCTGCTGGGCAACGGCTGGGAGCTGGGCGGCCGCTTCCGCCTCACCACCGGCCGGCCGACGACGCCCCTGGCGAATCGCGGTGACATCTACAACTCGGATGCAAACGACTTCGGGCCCACGTACGGTCGCTACCTCTCCGCTCGAGCCTCCACGTTCCACCAGCTGGACGTCCGCATCGAGAAGGGCTGGCGCTTCGACAACTGGTCCCTGGCGCTCTACATGGACGTGCAGAACCTCTACAACGCGAAGAACGTCGAGTTCGTCTTCAACGACTACCGGTATCGAAAGCTCAGGGACATTCCTGGCATCCCCATCCTCCCGGTGTTGGGCGTGAAAGGAAGCTTCTAA
- a CDS encoding caspase family protein codes for MMSRSTAGVLAALVLVAWGADSHAAARMEEPDATLRRFALIVGSSEGGPGRERLRYAGSDALAMSRVLEDLGGVQPTDRVLLLEADREALLAALERLRALVEAASTPGVRRELVVYYSGHSDADGLLPRGERVPYEDLRKLMGLVPVEVRIAILDSCGSGALTRYKGGLRRPAFLTDASAQVRGHAYLASSSADEVAQESDVIGASFFTHFLVTGLRGAADTTGDGRVTLHEAYQFAFHETLARTERSQGGPQHAAYDIQLAGSGDLVMTDLRGSAARVRVAEDVQGRLFVRDWGNQLVAELQKPSGRRLSLGLDAGRYHITLERPSQRFEAELLVGTKSDVELRVGDFVPVTLTRTASRGGPAKDVPLVKEPGTAREDLPTVALNLSLVPPVSTSALWGGTGLNHVALGGLAVRSYQLRGVGLAGGVGWVDGTMEGGQVSGIANVTGGEVLGLQVAMGGNLAFGGATGGQVAAVLNYSERAFSGLQLSFVGNRADHEMRGLQLVGAVNMVENLMGAQVGIFNLAGSVSGAQVGLINVADNVQGLQLGLINIADDVSVPIGLLSLVRKGRISFEVWTDDISPLSVGVKYGSRTVHVVASIGVSSKAETWRTFKSLGVGVHLPFGDADRYYVDVDLSTGSWQFQSFGDTSSNSIYQLRTSVGWELKRRFALFGGLSVNIYEPPPDDEDREVTWLPQWKIGKGATGSRLWPGLFLGVRI; via the coding sequence ATGATGAGCAGGAGCACAGCTGGAGTGCTGGCCGCGCTGGTGCTGGTGGCGTGGGGGGCTGACTCCCACGCCGCCGCGCGGATGGAGGAGCCTGACGCCACGCTTCGTCGCTTCGCCCTGATTGTCGGCTCCAGCGAGGGCGGACCCGGGCGCGAGCGGTTGCGGTACGCGGGCTCGGATGCGCTGGCCATGTCGCGCGTCCTGGAGGACCTGGGCGGTGTGCAGCCCACGGACCGGGTGCTGCTCTTGGAGGCGGACCGGGAGGCGCTGCTCGCGGCGCTGGAGCGGCTGCGCGCCCTCGTCGAAGCGGCCTCGACGCCGGGCGTGCGGCGCGAGCTGGTGGTGTACTACTCGGGCCACTCGGACGCGGATGGGCTGCTGCCTCGCGGCGAGCGAGTCCCCTACGAGGACCTGCGCAAGCTCATGGGCCTGGTGCCCGTGGAGGTGCGCATCGCCATCCTCGACTCGTGTGGCTCCGGCGCGCTCACCCGGTACAAGGGCGGACTGCGCCGCCCCGCGTTCCTCACGGATGCGTCCGCGCAGGTGCGCGGCCATGCGTACCTAGCCTCCAGCTCCGCGGATGAAGTCGCGCAGGAGTCGGATGTCATCGGCGCGTCCTTCTTCACGCACTTCCTCGTCACGGGCCTGCGCGGCGCGGCGGACACCACGGGTGACGGGCGCGTCACGCTGCACGAGGCCTACCAGTTCGCCTTCCACGAGACGCTGGCCCGCACGGAGCGCTCGCAGGGCGGGCCGCAGCACGCGGCCTATGACATCCAGCTGGCGGGCAGCGGCGACCTGGTGATGACGGACCTGCGAGGCTCCGCCGCGCGCGTGCGCGTCGCCGAGGACGTGCAGGGCCGCCTCTTCGTTCGCGACTGGGGCAACCAGCTGGTGGCGGAGCTCCAGAAGCCGTCCGGGCGGAGGCTCTCGCTGGGGCTGGACGCGGGGCGCTACCACATCACGCTGGAGCGGCCCTCGCAGCGCTTCGAGGCGGAGCTGCTCGTCGGGACCAAGAGCGACGTGGAGCTGCGCGTGGGCGACTTCGTCCCGGTGACGCTCACGCGCACGGCGTCGCGCGGGGGCCCGGCGAAGGACGTGCCGCTGGTGAAGGAGCCCGGGACGGCGCGGGAGGACCTGCCCACCGTGGCGCTCAACCTGTCGCTGGTGCCGCCGGTGTCCACCTCCGCGCTGTGGGGAGGCACGGGCCTGAACCACGTGGCGCTCGGCGGGCTGGCGGTGCGCTCGTACCAGCTGCGGGGCGTGGGCCTCGCGGGCGGCGTGGGCTGGGTGGACGGGACGATGGAGGGCGGGCAGGTGTCCGGCATCGCCAACGTCACGGGCGGCGAGGTGCTGGGGCTCCAGGTCGCGATGGGCGGCAACCTCGCGTTCGGCGGGGCGACGGGCGGACAGGTGGCGGCGGTGCTCAACTATTCGGAGCGGGCCTTCTCCGGCCTCCAGCTCTCGTTCGTGGGCAACCGCGCGGACCATGAGATGCGCGGCCTTCAGCTCGTGGGCGCCGTGAACATGGTGGAGAACCTCATGGGCGCGCAGGTGGGCATCTTCAACCTGGCGGGCAGCGTGTCCGGCGCGCAGGTGGGCCTCATCAACGTGGCCGACAACGTCCAGGGACTCCAGCTGGGCCTCATCAACATCGCGGATGACGTGTCGGTGCCCATCGGCCTGCTGAGCCTGGTGCGCAAGGGGCGCATCTCCTTCGAGGTCTGGACGGACGACATCTCACCGCTGTCGGTGGGCGTGAAGTACGGCAGCCGCACGGTGCACGTCGTCGCGAGCATCGGCGTGAGCTCCAAGGCGGAGACCTGGCGCACCTTCAAGTCGCTGGGCGTGGGCGTGCACCTGCCCTTCGGTGACGCGGACCGCTACTACGTGGACGTGGACCTCTCCACGGGCAGCTGGCAGTTCCAGTCCTTCGGGGACACGTCGAGCAACAGCATCTACCAGCTGCGCACCAGCGTGGGCTGGGAGCTCAAGCGGCGCTTCGCCCTCTTCGGGGGCCTGTCCGTCAACATCTACGAGCCGCCGCCGGACGACGAGGACCGCGAGGTGACGTGGCTGCCGCAGTGGAAGATCGGGAAGGGGGCCACCGGCTCGCGCCTGTGGCCCGGCCTGTTCCTGGGCGTGCGCATCTGA
- a CDS encoding alpha/beta hydrolase — translation MVLESFQVGEGDVPTVLLHGFLGSGRNLRSLANAWSAADPRRRFLLPDLTGHGASAVPPPNADLFTLARDVVATARAQGFTGALDWVGHSLGGRVSLAASLHVPESVARVSLLDIAPGPVPFDLSDSGMVLGILLQAPSRAANRKDMRAELSGRGLSDGLTDWLLMNLVTEGDSVRWRFDRQALAELHARVNGMDLWAALERPDHPPMRCVRGGRSRYVSDAEAARMEAAGCPVTTLPGAGHFVHVDTAKELLEWLLRG, via the coding sequence GTGGTCCTCGAGAGCTTCCAGGTGGGTGAAGGAGATGTGCCCACGGTGCTGCTGCATGGCTTCCTCGGCTCGGGGCGCAACCTGCGCTCGCTGGCGAACGCGTGGAGCGCGGCGGACCCTCGGCGCCGCTTCCTCCTGCCGGACCTCACCGGCCATGGCGCCTCCGCCGTCCCGCCTCCCAACGCGGACCTCTTCACGCTGGCGCGCGACGTGGTGGCGACCGCGCGCGCCCAGGGCTTCACCGGCGCGCTCGACTGGGTGGGCCACTCACTGGGCGGACGCGTCTCGCTCGCCGCCAGCCTGCACGTGCCGGAGTCCGTCGCGCGCGTGAGCCTGCTCGACATCGCGCCCGGCCCCGTGCCGTTCGACCTGTCCGACAGTGGCATGGTGCTGGGCATCCTGCTCCAGGCCCCCTCGCGCGCGGCGAACCGCAAGGACATGCGCGCGGAGCTCTCCGGCCGAGGCCTCTCCGACGGCCTCACCGACTGGCTCCTGATGAACCTGGTGACGGAGGGCGACAGCGTGCGCTGGCGCTTCGACCGCCAGGCCCTGGCGGAGCTGCACGCGCGCGTGAATGGCATGGACCTCTGGGCCGCGCTGGAGCGGCCGGACCACCCGCCCATGCGCTGCGTCCGAGGCGGCCGCTCGCGCTACGTGTCCGACGCGGAGGCCGCGCGCATGGAGGCCGCGGGCTGCCCGGTGACGACGCTCCCGGGCGCGGGCCACTTCGTCCACGTGGACACGGCGAAGGAGCTGCTGGAGTGGCTCTTGCGCGGCTAA
- a CDS encoding nuclear transport factor 2 family protein → MSTVSLLLLLLASAPVKETKTEDPKATIAAVLDDWHQAAAQADEARYFSHFTPDAVYLGTDATERWTRDEFRAWAKPYFSKGQAWKFKAVSRHVSLSKDGAVAWFDEMLDTPNLGPSRGSGVLVKDGATWKIAHYHLSVPIPNDIVDDVVKRIQAQEAKAARGGKKK, encoded by the coding sequence GTGTCCACTGTCTCCCTGTTGCTGCTCCTGCTGGCGTCGGCTCCCGTGAAGGAGACGAAGACCGAAGACCCGAAGGCCACCATCGCGGCGGTGCTGGATGACTGGCATCAGGCGGCGGCCCAGGCGGACGAGGCGCGCTACTTCAGCCACTTCACCCCCGACGCCGTCTACCTGGGCACGGACGCCACCGAGCGCTGGACGCGCGATGAGTTCCGCGCGTGGGCGAAGCCCTACTTCTCCAAGGGCCAGGCCTGGAAGTTCAAGGCCGTCTCGCGCCACGTCTCCCTGTCGAAGGACGGCGCGGTGGCGTGGTTCGACGAGATGCTGGACACGCCCAACCTGGGGCCCAGCCGGGGCAGCGGTGTGCTGGTGAAGGACGGCGCCACCTGGAAGATTGCCCACTACCACCTGTCGGTGCCCATCCCGAACGACATCGTCGATGACGTGGTGAAGCGCATCCAGGCGCAGGAGGCCAAGGCGGCCAGGGGCGGCAAGAAGAAGTAG
- a CDS encoding ceramidase, with amino-acid sequence MSATPTGYWGPSTSTVDWCETNYQHLFHVGELFNSASSLVLVLTGLLGILLHRRVLERRFLFAFGLLALVGVGSTAFHMTLRREHQMLDELPMLYLAIVIVYILLEDRPQRRFGPWFPLVLFSHALLVTYLNAFMQGPVQFFLFQVSFASLEFFALGRTYFLQKRSPDAGTKRLFQLGIASYALAIVLWVSDIQFCPTLNETLPSLGVPNPQFHAWWHVLVAFGFNALLLVIARERLRTLGQEARLQPVMGVIPRVAASPRG; translated from the coding sequence ATGTCCGCGACTCCCACGGGCTACTGGGGCCCGAGCACCTCGACCGTGGATTGGTGCGAGACGAACTACCAGCACCTGTTCCACGTCGGAGAGCTGTTCAACTCCGCCTCCAGCCTCGTCCTCGTGCTCACGGGGCTCCTGGGCATCCTGCTGCATCGACGGGTGCTGGAGCGGCGCTTCCTGTTCGCGTTCGGCCTGCTCGCGCTGGTGGGCGTGGGCAGCACGGCGTTCCACATGACGCTGCGGCGCGAGCACCAGATGCTGGACGAGCTGCCGATGCTCTACCTGGCCATCGTCATCGTCTACATCCTCCTGGAGGACCGCCCTCAGCGGAGATTCGGCCCCTGGTTCCCGCTGGTGCTGTTCAGCCACGCGCTGCTCGTGACGTACCTGAACGCGTTCATGCAGGGCCCCGTCCAGTTCTTCCTCTTCCAGGTGAGCTTCGCGTCGCTGGAGTTCTTCGCGCTCGGGCGCACCTACTTCCTCCAGAAGCGCAGCCCGGACGCGGGCACGAAGCGGCTGTTCCAGCTCGGCATCGCGTCCTATGCGCTCGCCATCGTGCTGTGGGTGAGCGACATCCAGTTCTGCCCCACCCTCAACGAGACGCTCCCCTCCCTGGGCGTCCCCAATCCCCAGTTCCACGCGTGGTGGCACGTGCTGGTGGCCTTCGGCTTCAACGCGCTCCTGCTCGTCATCGCGAGGGAGCGGCTGAGGACGCTGGGCCAGGAGGCCCGGCTCCAGCCCGTGATGGGAGTGATTCCGCGCGTGGCGGCCTCCCCCCGGGGCTGA
- a CDS encoding saccharopine dehydrogenase encodes MVTEESVVLVGGYGVVGLRLASLLRERHPELPLIIAGRRSEPAQALAERLGRARGVALDIRAPSPLSVLGGRPRAVVSLVNDPEDHLMMSAARDAVPLLDITRWTSRVRAALMRLSGTPPRAPVLLGSAWMAGLVPRMVAMVAPRVGALERVDVGIRFALADAAGPDSLEYVDRLGLSFDVTEEGRERQVLPLTDGRRVTFSDGRSTRVYRLDTPEQATLPAVLGARSVATRLGYDSGSATWTMVLLQRLGILRLLQHPRLTPLRRSLLATQGTGGEAAWLADVEGAKGHTRIEVVDPKGQAHLTAVGALLGVERLLGLDGAPPPPPGVWFPEHEPRADETLATLRACGVQVSIDEARVKEAA; translated from the coding sequence ATGGTGACCGAGGAGAGCGTGGTCCTGGTGGGAGGCTACGGCGTGGTGGGCCTGCGGCTCGCCAGCCTGTTGAGGGAGCGGCATCCCGAGCTGCCGCTCATCATCGCGGGCCGGAGGAGCGAGCCCGCCCAGGCGCTGGCGGAGCGGCTGGGGCGGGCGCGGGGCGTGGCGCTGGACATCCGCGCGCCATCGCCGCTGTCGGTGCTGGGAGGGAGGCCTCGGGCGGTGGTGTCGCTGGTCAATGACCCGGAGGACCACTTGATGATGTCGGCCGCGCGGGACGCGGTGCCCTTGCTGGACATCACCCGCTGGACGTCTCGCGTGCGGGCCGCGTTGATGCGCCTGTCGGGGACGCCGCCGCGAGCGCCCGTGCTGCTGGGCTCCGCGTGGATGGCGGGGCTGGTGCCGCGCATGGTGGCGATGGTGGCGCCGCGCGTGGGGGCGCTGGAGCGCGTGGACGTGGGCATCCGCTTCGCGCTCGCGGACGCGGCGGGGCCCGACTCGCTGGAGTACGTGGACCGGCTCGGGCTGTCCTTCGACGTGACGGAGGAGGGACGGGAGCGGCAGGTGCTGCCGCTGACGGACGGGCGCCGGGTGACGTTCTCGGATGGCCGGAGCACCCGCGTGTACCGGCTGGACACGCCCGAGCAGGCGACGCTGCCGGCGGTGCTGGGGGCCCGCAGCGTGGCGACCCGGCTGGGCTACGACTCGGGCTCCGCGACGTGGACGATGGTGTTGCTCCAGCGGCTGGGCATCCTGCGGCTGCTCCAGCACCCGCGGCTCACACCGCTGCGCCGCTCCTTGCTGGCGACCCAGGGGACCGGGGGCGAGGCCGCCTGGCTGGCCGACGTGGAAGGCGCGAAGGGCCACACCCGCATCGAGGTCGTGGACCCGAAGGGCCAGGCGCACCTCACGGCCGTGGGGGCCCTGCTGGGCGTGGAGCGGCTCCTGGGACTGGACGGCGCGCCGCCGCCTCCTCCGGGCGTGTGGTTCCCCGAGCACGAGCCCCGCGCGGATGAGACACTGGCGACGCTGCGCGCGTGTGGAGTCCAGGTGAGCATCGACGAGGCGCGGGTGAAGGAGGCCGCCTGA